In Salmo salar chromosome ssa15, Ssal_v3.1, whole genome shotgun sequence, one genomic interval encodes:
- the LOC106571574 gene encoding actin-related protein 10 yields the protein MPLFEGLGSGGEKTAVVIDLGAAYTKCGFAGETGPRFIIPSEIQKPGQQQSIKVVQYNINTEELYSNLKEFIHMLYFRHLLVNPRDRRVVIIESILCPSHFRETLTKVFFKQFEVPSVLFAPSHLMAIMSLGINSGLVMDCGYTETLVLPVYECIPILPAWEALPLGGKAIHKELDGLLVEQCTVDSDSSTGQSLPTVIGSIPEEVVEDIKVRTCFISDLQRGLKIQEAKFNLGGTAERPTPPPDVDYPLDGEKILHIKGPIRDSVMEMLFEQDNEEKSVASLVLDALVKCPIDTRKALSENLVIIGGTAMLPGFLHRLLAEIRLLVEKPKYRDALATKSFRLHSPPAKPNCTAWLGGAIFGALQDILGSRSVSRDYYNQTGRIPDWCCLSSPPPESVYDAGKTPPPLMKRAFSTEK from the exons ATGCCCTTGTTTGAAGGgttggggagtggaggggagaaaaCTGCAGTAGTCATTGATTTAGGAGCAGCCTACACGAA ATGTGGCTTTGCTGGAGAGACGGGGCCCAGGTTCATAATTCCCAGCGAGATCCAGAAGCCTGGACAACAACAG TCTATCAAAGTAGTTCAGTACAACATCAACACAGAGGAGCTCTACTCCAACCTCAAGGAGTTCATCCACATGCTCTACTTCAG GCATCTGCTGGTGAACCCTCGTGACCGGAGAGTGGTGATCATTGAGTCCATCCTCTGTCCCTCCCACTTCAGAGAAACTCTCACCAAGGTCTTCTTCAAACAGTTTGAG GTGCCCTCTGTGCTGTTTGCCCCCAGCCACCTCATGGCCATAATGTCTCTGGGCATCAACTCAGGCCTGGTGATGGACTGTGGTTACACTGAGACACTGGTGCTGCCTGTGTATGAGTGCATCCCCATCCTGCCAGCCTGGGAAGCTTTGCCTTTGGGTGGAAAGGCCATTCATAA GGAGTTGGATGGGCTCCTGGTGGAACAGTGTACAGTAGACTCAGACTCCAGTACTGGacagagtctgcctacagtcattG GCTCCATCCCAGAGGAGGTTGTAGAGGATATCAAGG TCAGAACCTGTTTCATCAGTGACCTACAGAGAGGCCTGAAGATCCAGGAGGCCAAGTTTAACCTGGGCGGCACGGCTGAG CGTCCAACACCACCCCCTGATGTTGATTACCCATTGGATGGGGAGAAGATTCTGCATATTAAGGGACCAATCAG GGACTCTGTGATGGAGATGCTGTTTGAGCAGGACAACGAGGAGAAGAGTGTGGCCTCTCTGGTGCTTGACGCTCTGGTCAAG TGTCCCATCGACACTCGTAAGGCTCTGTCTGAGAACCTGGTGATCATCGGGGGCACGGCCATGCTGCCTGGCTTCCTGCACCGGCTCCTGGCTGAGATACGCCTCCTGGTGGAGAAACCCAAGTACCGCGACGCCCTGGCCACCAAGAGCTTCAGGCTGCACAGTCCTCCAGCCAAACCCAACTGCACCGCATGGCTCGGAG GAGCAATCTTTGGAGCACTGCAGGACATCCTGGGTAGCCGCTCCGTGTCCCGtgactactataaccagacaggcCGTATCCCTGACTGGTGCTGTCTCAGCTCCCCACCCCCAGAATCAGTATATGATGCAGGGAAGACCCCACCACCGCTCATGAAGAGAGCCTTCTCCACTGAGAAATAA
- the LOC106571724 gene encoding vascular endothelial growth factor A, which yields MNTFSFKMHILVGVSQILATLMFHLAPTQTSHSPVEPHSRVMLFREVLGRSLCRSMERLVEVEQEYPGGVEYIFSPACVPLWRCAGCCGDENLECHPTLTRNVTMQLMRITPTERTGQYVELTFVEHQTCECRHRKMHLNESSPRVRIHPRRRKHRKRSKDCGKCQNPHS from the exons ATGAACACTTTTTCCTTCAAGATGCACATTCTCGTCGGCGTCTCGCAGATTTTGGCAACTCTTATGTTCCACTTGGCACCTACTCAG ACTTCTCACTCCCCAGTGGAACCACACTCTAGAG TGATGCTGTTCCGCGAGGTTTTGGGGCGGAGTTTGTGTCGTTCGATGGAGCGATTGGTGGAGGTGGAGCAGGAGTACCCTGGAGGGGTGGAATATATTTTTAGCCCTGCCTGCGTGCCCCTGTGGCGATGCGCTGGTTGCTGTGGAGACGAGAACCTGGAGTGTCACCCCACCCTCACACGTAACGTCACCATGCAG TTGATGAGGATAACTCCGACTGAGAGGACAGGGCAGTACGTGGAGCTGACGTTTGTGGAGCATCAGACCTGTGAGTGCAG ACACCGGAAGATGCATTTGAATGAGAG CAGTCCCAGAGTCAGGATCCATCCCAGGAGGAGGAAGCACAGGAAAAGATCCAAAGACTGTGGCAA GTGTCAGAACCCACACAGCTAG